In Deltaproteobacteria bacterium GWC2_65_14, one genomic interval encodes:
- a CDS encoding ribosome biogenesis GTP-binding protein YsxC → MAGPPRFLLFDPTGEGWPTVTLPQVAFAGRSNVGKSSLLNALVGHSRLARTGKTPGRTRGIAFFEIEGRFAFADLPGYGYARVSRGERESWKTLMEGYFSSCRLLKKVYILVDIRRGPEEEEEMLAEFLRSHGVPYKWVGMKADKVKPREAAHLVPRFAGEEWLARGGPPVLVSAKTRAGIDLLWRDIRSVFST, encoded by the coding sequence GTGGCGGGACCTCCCCGGTTTCTTCTTTTCGATCCCACGGGCGAAGGCTGGCCGACCGTCACGCTTCCGCAGGTTGCCTTCGCCGGCCGGTCCAACGTGGGAAAATCCTCTCTCCTGAACGCGCTCGTGGGGCACTCCCGCCTCGCGAGGACAGGGAAGACCCCGGGGAGGACCCGGGGGATCGCCTTCTTCGAGATCGAGGGACGCTTCGCCTTCGCCGACCTTCCCGGCTACGGCTATGCCCGCGTGTCCCGCGGGGAGCGGGAGAGCTGGAAGACGCTGATGGAGGGCTACTTCTCCTCCTGCCGTCTGCTGAAGAAGGTCTACATCCTGGTGGATATCCGAAGGGGGCCGGAGGAAGAAGAGGAGATGCTCGCGGAATTCCTCCGCTCGCACGGTGTCCCGTACAAGTGGGTGGGGATGAAGGCCGACAAGGTGAAGCCGCGGGAGGCCGCCCACCTGGTGCCGCGATTTGCGGGGGAGGAGTGGCTTGCACGGGGAGGGCCGCCGGTGCTCGTCTCGGCGAAGACCCGGGCGGGGATCGACCTGCTGTGGAGAGATATCCGGTCCGTGTTTTCCACTTGA
- a CDS encoding ferritin, producing MAKETLREMLNDAIAREIQVSVQYMWQHVQAVGIAGEVARPIFKQIAITEMKHAEEIAERLNMLGGIPTTKPTTITIGETTKKMLSLNVAAEKDAIQLYRKIIALAAKEEDYVTKRMFEKILSDEEGHLNDFEGMLEGM from the coding sequence ATGGCGAAAGAGACCCTCAGGGAGATGTTGAACGACGCCATCGCGCGGGAGATCCAGGTCTCCGTCCAGTACATGTGGCAGCATGTCCAGGCGGTGGGGATCGCCGGCGAGGTGGCCAGGCCGATCTTCAAGCAGATCGCGATCACCGAGATGAAGCATGCCGAGGAGATCGCCGAGCGGCTGAACATGCTGGGCGGGATCCCGACCACCAAGCCGACCACCATCACCATCGGTGAGACCACGAAGAAGATGCTCTCCCTGAACGTGGCCGCCGAAAAGGACGCCATCCAGCTCTACCGGAAGATCATCGCCCTCGCCGCGAAGGAGGAGGACTACGTCACGAAACGGATGTTCGAGAAGATCCTCTCCGACGAGGAAGGGCACCTGAACGACTTCGAGGGGATGCTGGAAGGGATGTAA
- a CDS encoding ferredoxin-NADP reductase gives MSFREGQFISTACRCDSGLGGYILFPIVESKEIAKNVTLQRIQAPRLARKRKAGQFLVIRKDENGERIPLTIVDSDPSAGTVTIIYQVVGKSTAELSAAKAGDTILDVVGPLGLPTHIENFGTVVGIGGGIGTAPLLPIATAIKQAGNRLISIVGARTKELLILEEEMKAISDTCIITTDDGSYAKKGFVTTALQELIDAGEKIDLCIAIGPVPMMRAVSEVTRPPRIRTVVSLNPIMVDATGMCGACRVTVGGTTKFVCVDGPEFDGHEVDYKELTMRNRAYLREEKEAMDRYEHKDGKCMGGKDAAKTLPAPGAEKVTTGGAN, from the coding sequence ATGTCCTTCCGGGAAGGCCAATTCATCTCGACAGCCTGCCGTTGCGACAGCGGGCTCGGAGGGTACATCTTGTTTCCCATCGTGGAAAGCAAAGAGATCGCCAAAAACGTGACCCTCCAGAGAATCCAGGCCCCCCGGCTGGCGAGGAAGCGCAAGGCGGGCCAGTTTCTCGTGATCCGGAAAGACGAAAACGGCGAGCGGATCCCCCTGACCATCGTGGATTCCGACCCTTCCGCGGGAACGGTCACCATCATCTACCAGGTCGTCGGGAAATCCACGGCGGAACTCTCCGCCGCGAAGGCGGGCGACACCATCCTCGATGTCGTCGGGCCGCTGGGACTTCCCACCCACATCGAGAATTTCGGCACCGTCGTGGGGATCGGCGGCGGGATCGGAACCGCCCCCCTCCTCCCCATCGCCACGGCGATCAAGCAGGCGGGAAACCGGCTGATCTCGATCGTGGGGGCCAGGACGAAGGAGCTGCTCATCCTCGAGGAGGAGATGAAGGCGATCAGCGATACCTGCATCATCACCACGGACGACGGATCGTACGCGAAGAAGGGGTTCGTGACCACCGCGCTGCAGGAGCTGATCGACGCGGGGGAGAAGATCGACCTCTGCATCGCGATCGGGCCGGTTCCCATGATGCGGGCGGTCTCCGAGGTGACGCGTCCCCCGCGGATCAGGACGGTGGTCAGCCTCAACCCGATCATGGTCGACGCGACCGGGATGTGCGGGGCCTGCCGGGTCACCGTGGGCGGCACGACGAAGTTCGTCTGCGTGGACGGCCCGGAGTTCGACGGGCACGAGGTGGACTACAAGGAGCTGACCATGAGAAACCGCGCCTACCTCCGCGAGGAGAAGGAGGCGATGGACCGGTACGAGCACAAGGACGGCAAGTGCATGGGCGGGAAGGACGCGGCGAAGACCCTCCCCGCACCGGGAGCTGAGAAAGTGACCACGGGAGGCGCTAACTGA
- a CDS encoding asparagine synthase (glutamine-hydrolyzing): MCGIYGKVRFDGRHADVLEAEQACTALRHRGPDDHGVYQKGGTCLGHARLSIIDLSPLGHQPMTNEDGSLWIVFNGEIYNFMELRLGLEAKGHRFRSRTDTEVVLHLYEELGAGCVDRLRGMFAFAIWDEKTRGLFLARDRVGKKPLYYSHRNEFLSFSSEVRPLAADPEIPTDVDPVAIHHYLTFQSVPNPFSAFRAIRKLPPAHWMMVRDGNVEIRRYWQLSYTPKFPSRSPEQRADLEDRLVEKIRDAVRVRLVSDVPLGALLSGGVDSSGVVALMSIASGEDPVRTFSVGFEEKEYDELGYARAVSERYRTDHKEFILRPNMTDVLPVLVEHFGEPFADPAALPLYFITRIAREYVKVALCGDGGDESFAGYHRHKLNLLLRGADRLPSRVTGRIASWLPAPGTSSSKSPLWVAKRLFQTLSLPPAIRNLRFFGHFDRETKELLYTRAFAERVADADTEELVLERFRETDADNLLDTILYSDIHTYLADTLLPKVDITSMANSLEMRSPLLDHEMMEFAARLPADMKIRRLETKHILKKVFGRFLPPGMLQRPKMGFGVPLDRWFRGELKQKAYDLILSERAIERGYFREGQLRRILDEHVQGKWNWQYQIYNLLMLELWHRRFTDR; encoded by the coding sequence ATGTGCGGGATTTACGGGAAGGTACGGTTCGATGGGCGCCATGCCGACGTGTTGGAGGCGGAGCAGGCGTGCACCGCGTTGCGCCACCGGGGGCCGGACGATCATGGGGTCTATCAAAAAGGGGGGACATGTCTTGGGCACGCCCGTCTGAGCATCATTGATCTCTCGCCGCTCGGGCACCAGCCGATGACCAATGAAGATGGATCCCTCTGGATCGTCTTCAACGGGGAGATCTACAACTTCATGGAACTGAGGCTGGGGTTGGAGGCAAAGGGCCATCGCTTCCGCTCGCGCACGGATACCGAGGTGGTCCTGCATCTGTACGAGGAACTCGGGGCCGGTTGCGTGGATCGTCTCCGGGGGATGTTCGCCTTCGCGATCTGGGACGAAAAAACCCGGGGCCTTTTCCTGGCACGGGATCGCGTGGGAAAAAAACCTCTCTACTATAGCCACCGGAACGAGTTCCTGTCGTTCTCTTCCGAGGTCCGTCCCCTCGCAGCCGACCCGGAGATTCCAACGGACGTGGATCCTGTGGCGATCCACCACTACCTCACCTTCCAGAGCGTTCCCAACCCGTTTTCGGCTTTCCGTGCCATCCGGAAGCTTCCGCCTGCGCACTGGATGATGGTTCGGGACGGCAACGTGGAAATCCGGCGGTACTGGCAGCTGTCCTATACCCCAAAATTCCCCTCGCGTTCCCCGGAACAAAGGGCGGATCTGGAGGACCGTCTGGTCGAAAAGATCCGCGATGCCGTTCGAGTGCGTCTTGTCAGCGACGTTCCTCTCGGAGCCCTCCTTTCCGGCGGCGTGGACTCCAGCGGTGTCGTGGCCTTGATGTCCATCGCATCGGGCGAAGATCCGGTCCGTACCTTTTCCGTCGGTTTCGAGGAGAAGGAATACGACGAACTGGGGTACGCAAGAGCGGTTTCCGAAAGGTACCGGACGGATCACAAGGAATTCATCCTCAGGCCGAACATGACGGACGTTCTCCCGGTGCTCGTGGAACATTTCGGGGAACCTTTTGCCGACCCGGCGGCCCTTCCTTTGTATTTCATCACCAGGATAGCCCGGGAATATGTGAAGGTCGCACTTTGCGGAGACGGCGGGGATGAGAGCTTCGCAGGGTATCACCGCCACAAACTCAACCTGCTTCTCCGCGGAGCCGATCGGCTGCCTTCCCGGGTAACGGGAAGGATCGCCAGCTGGCTTCCCGCTCCGGGGACCTCCAGCTCGAAAAGTCCCCTGTGGGTCGCGAAACGTCTGTTTCAGACGCTCTCCCTCCCTCCCGCCATACGGAACCTCCGTTTCTTCGGGCATTTCGACAGGGAGACGAAGGAACTTCTCTACACCCGGGCGTTTGCGGAAAGGGTTGCGGATGCGGACACGGAAGAACTGGTCCTCGAACGGTTTCGCGAGACGGATGCGGACAACCTCCTCGACACCATCTTGTATTCAGACATCCATACCTACCTGGCCGACACACTCCTTCCCAAGGTGGACATCACGTCCATGGCAAACTCGCTGGAAATGAGGTCTCCTCTTCTCGACCATGAGATGATGGAATTTGCCGCGAGGCTGCCTGCCGACATGAAGATCCGGCGACTGGAAACGAAGCATATATTGAAGAAGGTGTTCGGGCGGTTCCTCCCCCCGGGGATGCTCCAACGGCCCAAAATGGGGTTTGGAGTTCCGCTGGACCGCTGGTTCCGCGGCGAATTGAAGCAAAAGGCGTATGACCTGATACTGTCGGAACGGGCGATCGAACGTGGGTATTTCCGGGAGGGGCAGCTTCGCAGAATCCTCGACGAGCACGTTCAGGGGAAATGGAATTGGCAATACCAGATCTACAACCTTCTGATGCTGGAACTCTGGCATCGAAGGTTCACAGACCGATGA